In the genome of Nocardia sp. NBC_00416, one region contains:
- a CDS encoding XdhC family protein, which yields MRDLAAHLVRWHAEGVVYALATVVATRGSAPLPLGTCMAVDASGSVHGSLSGGCVEGAVYELCTAVLASGEPVRQTFGYSDSDAFAVGLTCGGELEVFVQRITAADRRAVEAALDGSEPVALVRDLGTGAMLAVTSRTVTTTGDWPDSVVEQARAVLGQGVGTVQVIGCGAAARAVFVVSFAAPPRLIIFGANVFAAALCRVGRLLGYRVTVCEARPAFADRARLPEVDEVIAEWPDRYLRGTAVDSRTVLCVLTHDPKFDIPVLVEALRLPVAYIGAMGSRRADAERRAALRAAGVTDDQLARLHSPIGLELGGRTPEETAVAIGAEIIARRHGGSARSLSATRRPIHTSAVAGRVDAAGSGSARGEDQRIRSCGVSTSSGEPVPSHGIC from the coding sequence ATGCGCGACCTGGCCGCGCACCTGGTTCGATGGCACGCCGAGGGCGTCGTCTACGCGCTGGCGACCGTGGTGGCGACCCGGGGTAGTGCCCCGCTGCCGCTCGGGACCTGTATGGCGGTCGACGCCTCCGGTTCGGTACACGGGAGCCTGTCGGGAGGCTGTGTCGAAGGCGCGGTGTACGAATTGTGCACCGCGGTACTGGCCTCGGGTGAGCCCGTGCGGCAGACATTCGGGTACAGCGATTCCGACGCTTTCGCCGTCGGCCTGACCTGCGGTGGTGAACTCGAAGTCTTCGTCCAGCGGATCACGGCCGCGGACCGCCGGGCCGTCGAGGCCGCACTCGACGGGTCCGAACCCGTCGCGCTGGTCCGGGATCTCGGCACCGGGGCGATGCTGGCGGTCACCTCCCGGACGGTGACCACGACGGGTGACTGGCCGGATTCGGTCGTGGAGCAGGCGCGTGCCGTGCTGGGTCAGGGGGTCGGCACGGTGCAGGTGATCGGCTGCGGGGCCGCCGCGCGTGCGGTTTTCGTCGTCTCGTTCGCCGCGCCGCCGCGGCTGATCATCTTCGGCGCGAATGTCTTCGCGGCCGCCCTGTGCCGGGTCGGGCGATTGCTGGGCTATCGGGTCACCGTCTGCGAGGCGCGCCCGGCTTTCGCCGATCGCGCTCGGCTGCCGGAGGTCGACGAGGTGATCGCCGAATGGCCGGACCGCTATCTGCGCGGCACCGCGGTGGATTCCCGGACCGTGCTGTGTGTGCTCACCCATGATCCGAAGTTCGATATCCCGGTACTGGTCGAGGCGCTGCGGCTGCCGGTCGCCTATATCGGCGCCATGGGATCGCGCCGCGCCGACGCAGAACGTCGGGCCGCGCTGCGGGCGGCCGGCGTCACCGACGATCAACTCGCGCGATTGCATTCCCCGATCGGGCTGGAATTGGGCGGGCGTACTCCGGAGGAGACGGCGGTCGCCATCGGCGCGGAGATCATCGCGCGGCGTCACGGCGGGTCGGCGCGCTCGCTCTCGGCCACCCGGCGGCCGATCCATACTTCCGCCGTAGCGGGCCGGGTCGACGCCGCCGGATCCGGCTCGGCGCGCGGCGAGGATCAGCGCATCAGGTCCTGCGGAGTGTCGACGTCGTCCGGCGAGCCGGTGCCGTCGCACGGAATATGCTGA
- a CDS encoding FAD binding domain-containing protein: MKPAAFDYHAPTTAAEAVALLADLGDEAKIIAGGQSLVPMLALRLAVFDHLVDLRLLDELRGIDTHGDEVRVGAGTTHAAVGRSPEIRRAIPLLHRATPLIGHFQIRNRGTIGGAIAHADAAGEYPAVALTLDAEMQTLSPRGQRTIPAADYFTGMWSTAMAADELLTGITFPAWRGRSGFAIEEFARRAGDFAMAGATIAIRLDADSRIDRVAVGLFGLAPTPLRAVATESELVGRPAAEVDATEVGRSATAALSSVPADIHGSADYRRRIGAVMVARAWTRAVEEASND, translated from the coding sequence ATGAAGCCCGCCGCCTTCGACTATCACGCACCCACCACGGCGGCCGAGGCTGTGGCGTTGCTGGCCGACCTCGGCGACGAGGCCAAGATCATCGCGGGCGGGCAGAGCCTGGTGCCCATGCTGGCACTGCGGCTCGCCGTGTTCGACCATCTGGTGGACCTGCGCCTGCTGGACGAGTTGCGCGGGATCGACACCCACGGCGACGAAGTACGGGTCGGCGCCGGGACCACCCATGCCGCGGTCGGCCGCTCCCCCGAGATCCGGCGCGCTATCCCGCTGCTGCACCGGGCGACGCCGCTGATCGGTCATTTCCAGATCCGCAACCGCGGGACCATCGGCGGGGCGATCGCCCATGCCGACGCCGCGGGCGAGTACCCGGCCGTCGCACTCACACTCGATGCCGAGATGCAGACGTTGTCCCCACGCGGGCAGCGCACCATCCCGGCCGCGGACTATTTCACCGGCATGTGGAGCACGGCGATGGCGGCCGATGAACTGCTCACCGGGATCACCTTCCCCGCGTGGCGGGGACGCAGTGGTTTCGCGATCGAGGAATTCGCTCGTCGGGCGGGCGATTTCGCGATGGCGGGTGCGACGATCGCGATACGGCTGGACGCCGACTCCCGGATCGACCGGGTCGCGGTCGGGCTGTTCGGCCTGGCGCCGACTCCCTTGCGGGCCGTCGCGACCGAATCCGAGCTGGTCGGACGCCCGGCCGCCGAGGTCGACGCGACGGAGGTCGGCCGCTCCGCGACCGCGGCCCTGAGTTCTGTCCCGGCGGATATCCACGGCTCCGCCGACTACCGGCGCCGGATCGGCGCGGTCATGGTCGCGCGGGCCTGGACCCGCGCGGTAGAGGAGGCGAGCAATGACTGA
- a CDS encoding FadR/GntR family transcriptional regulator — MVTQVRRHPLAEQTAELLLARIRAGEWPLGHRLPGETTLAAQLGVGRSTLREAIRELAGRGVLASRQGAGVFVTALDIAEDWDIVVRRATIAAVVEARMAIETEAAALAAHRRTPADLRTIRRTLAGRAVAGLSVPEHVDADMAFHRAVIVAAHNDILIQLFDTFLPRLRTAMIDMLHIRPLPSLPADHAAHERLAAAVAARDPDAAAAHSRAHLRAIKEAFS; from the coding sequence ATGGTTACCCAGGTGCGACGCCACCCATTGGCCGAGCAGACGGCCGAACTGCTGCTGGCGCGGATCCGTGCCGGCGAGTGGCCGCTCGGGCACCGGCTGCCCGGCGAGACCACCCTGGCGGCCCAGCTCGGCGTCGGCCGTTCGACGCTGCGCGAGGCCATCCGCGAGCTCGCGGGGCGGGGCGTCCTGGCCAGCAGGCAGGGGGCGGGCGTCTTCGTCACCGCTCTCGACATCGCCGAGGACTGGGATATCGTGGTGCGCCGCGCCACCATCGCCGCGGTCGTCGAGGCCCGGATGGCCATCGAGACCGAGGCGGCCGCGCTGGCCGCCCACCGCCGGACCCCGGCCGATCTGCGCACGATCCGGCGCACTCTGGCCGGCCGGGCCGTCGCGGGATTGTCGGTACCCGAGCACGTCGACGCCGATATGGCCTTCCATCGGGCCGTGATCGTCGCCGCGCACAACGACATCCTCATCCAGCTGTTCGATACTTTCCTGCCCCGGCTGCGGACCGCGATGATCGATATGTTGCACATCCGCCCGCTGCCCTCCCTACCCGCCGATCACGCGGCGCACGAGCGGCTCGCCGCCGCCGTCGCCGCTCGCGACCCCGACGCGGCGGCCGCACACAGCCGCGCGCATCTGCGTGCCATCAAGGAGGCATTCTCGTGA
- a CDS encoding 2-isopropylmalate synthase, translating to MPSHRYRDIFDRVDIPRADRHWPQARIERAPLWVPVDLRDGNQALAEPMDPERKRRFFALLVAMGYKEIEVGYPSASRADFEFVRLLADTGAVPPDVTLVVFTPARRDLIARTVDSVRGLHTEVVIHLYTATAPVWRDTVLGKDSHAVRELILAGARDVLELAADLPRVRFQFSPEVFNQTEPGYVLDICDSVTELWQATPQRPVTLNLPATVEIATPNVYADQIEYMHRHLARRDSVILSVHPHNDRGTGVACAELAVLAGAQRVEGCVFGNGERTGNVDIATLALNLHAQGVDPMIDFSDIDEIRRTVEYCTRLPIHDRHPYVGDLVHTAFSGTHQDAIKKGFAEHRARAAATGRDEREIEWRVPYLPIDPADIGRSYDAVVRVNSQSGKGGIAYLLATEYGLEPPRRLQIDFARHVQDHADGTGGEVSAAQLRALFDEAYVDTPEPPDVVLKDLLVAGGDSAPAISVELTVEGRAHLSSHQGADRVTAVVAALAAAGRAIEVLSLIGHPVTDHAVAYLEYRRSGRTGWSCAHGDSVAAAGVAAAVRAAAGVAAT from the coding sequence ATGCCCTCGCACCGGTACCGCGACATCTTCGACCGCGTCGATATCCCGCGCGCCGACCGCCACTGGCCGCAGGCCCGTATCGAGCGGGCGCCGCTGTGGGTCCCGGTCGACCTGCGCGACGGCAATCAGGCATTGGCCGAGCCCATGGATCCGGAACGCAAACGGCGTTTCTTCGCCCTGCTCGTCGCCATGGGCTACAAGGAGATCGAGGTCGGTTACCCTTCGGCCTCCCGTGCCGATTTCGAATTCGTCCGGCTGCTGGCCGATACCGGTGCGGTCCCTCCGGATGTGACGCTGGTCGTCTTCACTCCGGCCCGGCGCGATCTCATCGCCCGGACCGTCGACTCGGTCCGCGGGCTGCACACCGAGGTGGTGATCCATCTCTACACCGCGACCGCGCCGGTCTGGCGGGACACCGTACTGGGCAAGGACTCCCACGCGGTACGCGAACTGATCCTGGCCGGTGCGCGCGATGTGCTCGAACTGGCCGCCGACCTGCCGCGGGTGCGCTTCCAGTTCTCGCCGGAGGTGTTCAACCAGACCGAACCCGGCTATGTCCTCGATATCTGCGACAGCGTCACCGAACTGTGGCAGGCCACTCCGCAGCGACCGGTGACCCTGAACCTGCCGGCGACGGTGGAGATCGCGACACCCAATGTGTACGCCGACCAGATCGAGTACATGCACCGCCACCTGGCCCGTCGCGACAGCGTCATCCTGTCGGTGCATCCGCACAACGACCGGGGGACCGGCGTCGCCTGCGCCGAACTGGCGGTACTGGCCGGCGCGCAGCGGGTGGAAGGCTGTGTATTCGGCAACGGTGAGCGCACCGGAAACGTCGACATCGCCACGCTCGCGCTCAATCTGCACGCCCAGGGCGTGGATCCGATGATCGACTTCTCCGATATCGACGAGATCCGGCGCACCGTCGAATACTGCACCCGGCTGCCGATCCACGACCGTCACCCCTACGTCGGCGACCTCGTGCACACCGCCTTCTCCGGTACCCACCAGGACGCGATCAAGAAAGGTTTCGCCGAACACCGCGCCCGAGCCGCCGCCACCGGCCGCGACGAACGCGAGATCGAATGGCGGGTCCCGTACCTGCCCATCGACCCGGCCGATATCGGGCGCAGCTACGACGCCGTGGTCCGGGTGAACTCGCAATCCGGGAAGGGCGGAATCGCTTATCTGCTGGCCACCGAGTACGGGCTGGAACCACCGCGCCGGTTGCAGATCGACTTCGCCCGGCACGTCCAGGATCACGCCGACGGCACCGGCGGCGAGGTGAGCGCAGCCCAGTTGCGTGCCCTGTTCGACGAAGCCTACGTCGATACTCCGGAACCGCCGGATGTTGTGCTGAAGGATCTGCTGGTGGCAGGCGGGGATTCGGCGCCCGCAATATCCGTCGAGCTGACGGTCGAGGGCCGGGCCCACCTCAGCTCGCATCAGGGTGCCGATCGAGTGACCGCGGTCGTGGCGGCCCTCGCGGCGGCCGGGCGCGCCATCGAGGTGCTGAGTCTGATCGGCCATCCGGTCACCGATCATGCCGTCGCCTATCTCGAGTACCGGCGGTCCGGACGGACCGGATGGTCGTGCGCGCATGGGGATTCGGTGGCAGCGGCGGGAGTCGCCGCGGCCGTTCGCGCGGCCGCCGGCGTCGCCGCGACCTGA
- a CDS encoding acyl-CoA dehydrogenase codes for MRSTLLSRRDLEFLLYEWLDVEDLTRRPRFSDHSRQTFDAVLELSEQLATKYFATHNKLNDAHEPTFDGETVTIIPEVRAALTAFADAGMVGATMDTELGGAQLPAAVAQAAFAWFHAANPGTSAYPLLTIGNANLLSAHADADLVRRFVPPMLEGRYFGTMCLSEPQAGSSLADIVTRAEPRDDGTYRVFGTKMWISGGDHELGENIVHLVLAKIPGGPAGTKGISLFVVPRYLVGDDGARGERNDVVLAGLNHKMGFRGTVNTVLNFGEGRWTPTGAPGAVGYLVGEPHQGLKYMFHMMNEARSGVGLVAAALGYTGYLESLEYARARPQGRTKGAADPSSAQRPIIEHADVKRMLLAQKCYAEGGLALVLYCARLIDEQHTAASGDERRALTLLLDILTPIAKSWPSQWCLAANDLAIQVLGGYGYTREYNVEQHYRDNRLNPIHEGTHGIQGLDLLGRKVTQQSGASLRELDTRIRATLAAAHDLGGDTAELAERLDKSWTRLVSVTGSLFATGDIEVALANSSVYLEAFGHHVLAWIWLDQMVAAHGHPGDFYEGKRHAARYFFRHELPRTGPQLDLLADLDTTTLDMHDSWF; via the coding sequence ATGCGGTCTACTCTGCTGTCCCGGCGCGACCTCGAGTTCCTGCTCTACGAATGGCTCGACGTCGAAGACCTGACCCGGCGACCGCGCTTCTCGGACCATTCGCGACAGACGTTCGACGCCGTGCTCGAACTGAGCGAACAGCTGGCCACCAAGTACTTCGCCACCCACAACAAACTCAACGACGCCCACGAACCCACCTTCGACGGCGAGACCGTCACCATCATCCCCGAGGTACGCGCGGCCCTCACCGCATTCGCCGACGCGGGCATGGTGGGGGCGACCATGGACACGGAGCTGGGCGGCGCTCAGCTCCCGGCCGCGGTGGCGCAGGCCGCCTTCGCCTGGTTCCACGCCGCCAACCCCGGCACCAGCGCCTATCCCTTGCTCACCATCGGCAACGCGAACCTGCTCAGCGCGCACGCCGACGCGGATCTGGTCCGGCGGTTCGTGCCGCCGATGCTCGAGGGCCGGTACTTCGGCACCATGTGCCTGTCCGAGCCGCAGGCCGGTTCCTCGCTCGCCGATATCGTCACCCGGGCCGAACCCCGGGACGACGGTACGTACCGGGTGTTCGGCACCAAGATGTGGATTTCCGGCGGCGATCACGAACTCGGTGAGAACATCGTGCACCTGGTCCTCGCCAAGATCCCCGGTGGCCCGGCAGGCACCAAGGGGATCTCACTGTTCGTGGTGCCGCGCTACCTGGTCGGCGACGACGGCGCCCGCGGTGAACGCAACGATGTGGTACTGGCCGGGCTCAACCACAAGATGGGCTTCCGGGGGACGGTCAACACGGTGCTCAACTTCGGCGAGGGCCGCTGGACGCCGACGGGCGCACCGGGCGCCGTCGGCTATCTGGTCGGCGAACCGCATCAGGGCCTGAAGTACATGTTCCACATGATGAACGAAGCCCGCAGCGGTGTCGGTCTGGTCGCGGCCGCTCTCGGCTACACCGGCTACCTCGAATCACTCGAGTACGCCCGCGCGCGCCCCCAGGGCCGCACCAAAGGTGCGGCCGACCCGTCCTCCGCACAGCGCCCGATCATCGAGCACGCCGACGTCAAGCGCATGCTGCTCGCGCAGAAGTGCTACGCCGAAGGCGGTCTGGCGCTGGTGCTGTACTGCGCCCGCCTGATCGACGAACAGCACACCGCCGCTTCCGGCGACGAACGCCGCGCCCTCACCCTGCTCCTGGACATCCTGACCCCGATCGCCAAGAGCTGGCCCTCCCAATGGTGCCTGGCCGCCAACGATCTCGCCATCCAGGTGCTCGGTGGATACGGCTACACCCGCGAATACAACGTCGAACAGCACTACCGCGACAACCGCCTCAACCCGATCCACGAGGGCACCCACGGGATCCAGGGCCTGGACCTACTGGGCCGCAAGGTGACCCAGCAGTCCGGAGCGAGCCTGCGCGAACTCGACACCAGGATCCGCGCGACCCTCGCCGCCGCCCACGACCTCGGCGGCGACACCGCGGAGCTGGCCGAACGGCTCGACAAATCCTGGACCCGCCTGGTCTCGGTCACCGGAAGCCTGTTCGCGACGGGAGATATCGAGGTCGCGCTCGCCAACAGCTCGGTCTATCTGGAGGCATTCGGCCATCATGTCCTCGCCTGGATCTGGCTGGACCAGATGGTCGCCGCGCACGGTCACCCGGGCGACTTCTACGAGGGCAAACGGCACGCGGCCCGATACTTCTTCCGCCACGAACTCCCCCGCACCGGCCCGCAACTGGATCTGCTGGCCGACCTCGACACCACCACCCTGGATATGCACGACAGCTGGTTCTGA
- a CDS encoding ABC transporter ATP-binding protein, which produces MTTPVLELTDVTFRRDGNQIIDGISLTVRAGEHWALLGPNGAGKSTLLGFCGAVTHPSSGTVHVLGEQLGHVELQKLRRSIGHVDPRHPLRYPLPVRDVVLTGLTGTVDTPTRWSARADQIDAATAALEAVGMAAKADRSWLTLSQGERGRTLIARALITAPRLLLLDEPTTGLDVAAREQLLHTIDALDRTHPDLASVLVTHHLEELPTTTTHALLIAGGRTVATGSAAEIITTAHISAAFDHPVRVERQGGRWSARSPLALPA; this is translated from the coding sequence GTGACCACACCCGTTCTGGAACTGACCGATGTCACCTTCCGGCGCGACGGCAACCAGATAATCGACGGGATCTCGCTGACCGTGCGCGCCGGTGAGCACTGGGCGCTGCTCGGCCCGAACGGGGCGGGCAAGAGCACCCTGCTGGGCTTCTGCGGCGCGGTGACCCACCCTTCCAGTGGCACGGTCCACGTACTCGGCGAGCAACTGGGTCACGTAGAACTGCAGAAGCTGCGGCGCTCGATCGGACATGTCGACCCGCGCCATCCGCTGCGCTATCCGCTGCCGGTACGCGATGTGGTGCTCACCGGCCTCACCGGCACCGTGGACACTCCGACGCGCTGGTCGGCCCGGGCCGACCAGATCGATGCCGCGACAGCGGCCCTCGAGGCCGTCGGCATGGCGGCCAAGGCGGATCGCAGTTGGCTCACCCTCTCCCAGGGCGAGCGCGGGCGGACCCTGATCGCGCGCGCGTTGATCACCGCCCCCCGGCTGCTCCTGCTCGACGAGCCGACCACCGGTCTCGATGTGGCGGCCCGGGAACAGCTCCTGCATACGATCGATGCGCTGGACCGAACGCATCCCGACCTCGCCTCGGTACTGGTCACCCACCACCTCGAGGAGCTGCCGACGACGACCACCCATGCGCTGCTGATCGCGGGCGGCCGCACGGTCGCCACGGGTTCGGCCGCCGAAATCATCACTACGGCACATATTTCGGCGGCTTTCGACCATCCGGTGCGGGTCGAGCGGCAGGGCGGCCGCTGGTCGGCGCGATCTCCGCTGGCCCTGCCGGCCTGA
- a CDS encoding nucleotidyltransferase family protein: MDTSPPRPGAAGLILAAGAGRRFGRPKAEVVVDGERLVDRAVRLLRDGGCARVVVVSGAVALDVPHATVVHNPHWETGMGSSLATGLRAVHETRVVVVPVDMPWLGAESVRRLLASDARLAMAAYGGRPAHPVLLGAEYFPAIAAEAAGDIGARKFLTANPALVQHIPCDGTGSPDDVDTPQDLMR; the protein is encoded by the coding sequence ATGGATACCTCCCCGCCGCGGCCCGGCGCCGCGGGACTGATACTCGCCGCCGGCGCCGGACGTCGCTTCGGCCGCCCCAAAGCCGAAGTCGTGGTGGACGGCGAACGACTCGTGGACCGCGCGGTCCGGCTGCTGCGCGACGGCGGTTGCGCACGGGTGGTCGTGGTGTCCGGAGCGGTGGCATTGGACGTCCCCCACGCCACGGTGGTGCACAACCCGCACTGGGAGACCGGAATGGGCTCTTCGCTCGCCACGGGGTTACGCGCGGTGCACGAGACCAGGGTCGTGGTGGTTCCTGTCGATATGCCCTGGCTCGGGGCCGAATCCGTACGCCGGCTGCTGGCGAGTGACGCACGGCTGGCAATGGCCGCGTACGGCGGTCGGCCCGCGCATCCGGTACTGCTCGGCGCCGAATACTTCCCCGCGATAGCGGCCGAGGCGGCCGGCGATATCGGCGCGCGAAAGTTTTTGACCGCCAACCCCGCTCTGGTTCAGCATATTCCGTGCGACGGCACCGGCTCGCCGGACGACGTCGACACTCCGCAGGACCTGATGCGCTGA
- a CDS encoding xanthine dehydrogenase family protein molybdopterin-binding subunit, translating to MSTTEKTTAVGARVPRIEDLRLLTGAGTFVDDITRPGMVHACFVRSPLARARITGIDITEAADLEGVVAVYTAADLNPRVSEISYALDTPGFPAVPRPPLAEGEVRFVGDPVVLVIATDRYIAEDAAELVIVDYDPLEPVVDYETAATAAELVHAEHPGNSAGGLAGRAPSDLAAVLEAAPHVVRQTVHQQAYAPVPLETRGIVAEWTAPTGEMTIWTSTQSPHEVRGFCSRLLGIDEHRVRVIVRDTGGGFGQKVAPQREETCVMLAARTVRHAVKWIEDRQESLMAAGMARHEHGEVAMAFDEQGHILAATIEHVQNVGAYPVPSPLTASIAVGMLFPGPYRVPESGFSTASYYSNTVGRVAYRGPWQFESVSRELLLDTAARQLGLDPVELRRRNMLSHSDMPVANPNGMPYSDASPRETFEQALQILDYDAFRAEQAAARAVGRYLGVGTCTYVEPTTGATPFLSTEGATIRIAPTGKVNVYLSGGSAGNSLETTAVQLTADALGIDIADVQTIQGDTAVAPQGGGTNGSRSGSMAAGAIAQTAGVLRDRIIAIAAKQLGVGVEDVEFAHGRAGVPESEKSLSLAEIAQIAYYQTELLPPGVPPGLEATGRHRADQLMIWANATHVCTCEVDIETGQVTLLRFVVSEDVGPMINPNVVEGQIYGGTVQGIGGALYEHLAYDDDGNPVATTFLDYLLPTATEVPEIELGHVETPSTGPGGFKGVGEGGAIGSTPAVLNAVADALSPFGVQLDRLPLSPARIVSLIEAARGDSEVTA from the coding sequence ATGAGCACCACCGAGAAAACGACGGCCGTCGGCGCCCGCGTACCTCGGATCGAGGATCTGCGCCTGCTGACCGGGGCCGGCACCTTCGTCGACGACATCACCCGGCCCGGCATGGTGCACGCCTGCTTCGTCCGCAGCCCGCTGGCCCGCGCCCGGATCACCGGCATCGATATCACCGAAGCCGCGGATCTCGAAGGCGTCGTCGCCGTCTACACCGCCGCCGATCTCAATCCGCGGGTCAGCGAGATCTCCTATGCCCTGGACACACCGGGCTTCCCGGCGGTCCCCCGTCCGCCACTGGCCGAGGGCGAGGTGCGGTTCGTGGGCGACCCGGTCGTCCTCGTGATCGCGACCGACCGCTATATCGCCGAGGACGCGGCTGAACTGGTCATCGTCGACTACGACCCCCTCGAGCCGGTCGTCGACTACGAAACCGCCGCCACAGCAGCCGAACTCGTGCACGCCGAACACCCGGGCAACTCGGCCGGCGGCCTGGCCGGACGCGCGCCGTCGGATCTGGCCGCGGTGCTCGAGGCGGCCCCGCACGTAGTGCGCCAGACCGTGCACCAACAGGCGTACGCGCCGGTGCCGCTGGAAACCCGCGGCATAGTGGCGGAGTGGACCGCCCCCACCGGCGAGATGACGATCTGGACCTCCACCCAGTCGCCGCACGAGGTCCGCGGCTTCTGTTCCCGGCTGCTCGGTATCGACGAACACCGGGTCCGGGTGATCGTGCGCGACACCGGCGGCGGATTCGGGCAGAAGGTGGCGCCGCAGCGCGAGGAGACCTGCGTGATGCTGGCCGCCCGCACCGTGCGGCACGCCGTGAAATGGATCGAGGATCGGCAGGAGAGCCTGATGGCGGCCGGTATGGCCCGCCACGAACACGGCGAGGTCGCGATGGCCTTCGACGAGCAGGGGCATATCCTCGCCGCCACCATCGAGCACGTTCAGAACGTCGGGGCCTACCCGGTGCCGTCGCCGCTCACCGCGTCGATCGCGGTCGGGATGCTGTTTCCCGGGCCCTATCGGGTACCGGAATCCGGGTTCAGCACCGCCTCGTACTATTCGAACACCGTGGGCAGAGTCGCCTATCGCGGGCCCTGGCAGTTCGAATCGGTATCGCGGGAGTTGCTCCTGGACACCGCCGCCCGGCAACTCGGACTCGACCCGGTGGAACTACGGCGGCGGAACATGCTGAGCCACAGCGATATGCCGGTCGCGAATCCGAACGGTATGCCCTATTCCGACGCGTCGCCGCGCGAAACCTTCGAACAGGCGCTGCAGATCCTCGACTACGACGCCTTCCGTGCCGAACAAGCCGCCGCGCGCGCCGTCGGCCGCTATCTGGGTGTCGGCACCTGCACCTACGTGGAACCCACCACCGGCGCGACCCCGTTCCTGAGCACCGAGGGCGCGACCATCCGGATCGCGCCGACCGGCAAGGTGAACGTCTACCTATCGGGCGGATCGGCCGGAAACAGTCTCGAGACCACCGCTGTGCAGCTCACCGCCGATGCCCTCGGAATCGATATCGCCGATGTGCAGACCATTCAGGGCGATACCGCGGTCGCCCCGCAGGGCGGCGGGACCAACGGCAGCCGCTCCGGTTCGATGGCCGCGGGCGCCATCGCGCAGACCGCCGGGGTGCTGCGGGATCGGATCATCGCCATCGCGGCGAAACAGCTGGGTGTCGGCGTCGAGGACGTGGAGTTCGCGCACGGCCGGGCCGGAGTACCGGAATCGGAGAAATCCCTGTCGCTCGCCGAGATCGCCCAGATCGCCTACTACCAGACCGAACTGCTCCCACCCGGAGTACCGCCCGGGCTGGAGGCGACCGGCCGCCACCGGGCGGACCAGTTGATGATCTGGGCCAACGCCACTCATGTGTGCACCTGCGAGGTCGATATCGAGACGGGGCAGGTGACCCTGCTCCGGTTCGTCGTCAGCGAGGACGTCGGTCCGATGATCAACCCGAATGTCGTGGAAGGCCAGATCTACGGCGGCACCGTCCAGGGCATCGGCGGCGCTCTCTACGAGCACCTCGCCTACGACGACGACGGCAATCCGGTCGCCACCACCTTCCTGGACTATCTCCTGCCCACCGCGACCGAGGTGCCCGAGATCGAACTGGGCCACGTCGAGACGCCGAGCACCGGGCCCGGGGGTTTCAAAGGCGTGGGCGAGGGCGGCGCGATCGGTTCGACGCCCGCGGTGCTCAATGCCGTCGCCGACGCGTTGTCGCCGTTCGGCGTCCAGCTCGACCGGCTCCCGCTGTCCCCTGCCCGGATCGTGTCCCTGATCGAAGCGGCCCGTGGCGATTCGGAGGTGACCGCATGA
- a CDS encoding QsdR family transcriptional regulator gives MTTASRTSRPPGRPASATREEVVALARQAFLGGDRVDVQAIAAQLKLSRASIYRWFGSRDGVLGAVLAGEFESLIERADARRRDSGARRILTVLDRVNRWMAGNEPFRQYFENEPLAGLRILTSSDGPVQPRILVAVEGLITRAEEQDGYAPHLERSLLAYSLVRLGEAFLYQDNVTGLRGDVDRLHQVQAALLGIDLPDDRRPRRP, from the coding sequence GTGACCACCGCGAGCCGCACCTCCAGACCGCCCGGCCGCCCGGCCTCGGCAACCCGCGAAGAAGTCGTAGCACTGGCCCGGCAGGCCTTCCTCGGCGGGGACCGAGTCGACGTCCAGGCGATCGCGGCCCAGCTCAAACTGAGCCGAGCCTCCATCTACCGCTGGTTCGGCTCCCGCGACGGCGTGCTCGGCGCCGTGCTGGCCGGGGAATTCGAATCTCTCATCGAACGCGCGGACGCCCGTCGGCGCGACTCCGGCGCCCGGCGCATCCTGACCGTCCTCGACCGGGTCAACCGCTGGATGGCCGGCAACGAACCGTTCCGGCAGTACTTCGAGAACGAGCCGCTGGCCGGGCTGCGCATCCTCACCTCCAGCGACGGGCCGGTCCAGCCGCGCATCCTCGTGGCGGTGGAAGGGCTGATCACCCGCGCCGAGGAGCAGGACGGGTACGCACCCCACCTGGAACGCTCGCTGCTCGCCTACTCCCTGGTGCGGCTGGGAGAGGCGTTCCTCTACCAGGACAACGTGACCGGCCTGCGCGGCGATGTGGACCGCCTCCACCAGGTCCAGGCCGCCCTGCTGGGAATCGATCTACCGGACGACCGACGGCCGCGGCGGCCATGA